A single window of Deinococcus misasensis DSM 22328 DNA harbors:
- a CDS encoding S9 family peptidase, with product MHNNLSGPQSLLDLRFVSDPQVCGARVVFVHSTPLQKKYVSNLYLWQEGQLLQLTHGEDQNTSPRFSPDGQKLAFISNRSGSSQVHLLDLQGGEARKLTALEAAPWGLQWTPDGKALSFMASLKKADHETVFVTSSASYQFNAEGLLPEQPDQLHLFHLLTGEQEILTSTTVDIHDYQWLPDGSGVAYISAPTAQDLASACLCVYRQPLKRQPEQVMTATSDFSQLSIQPDGSGFVVLRKDQSWHDGHLYHYHWDGACKRLDEGFDYPAGNYVTGDALYGVYNTRAQWLDARTLLAIYTLGGSSGLFQVKLSGEVTPVLHHHARVMAGFHVSQGKVAFIEECATELPEVYLWEDGVVTPVSQQGSLLVDWPILEPISLRVGNVEGWLLKPEQAGPLPVVLSIHGGPHMAYGHAFMHEFQMLAQQGYAVLYCNPRGSVGYGQSHSGAIQGRWGTIDAEDILSFLEGALAQFQELDPERMAVVGGSYGGYMVNWLTAHTHRFRRAITDRCVSNLVSFAGTSDIGFYFGQHEIGANPYTGDPAVLWDRSPIKYVSQVKTPTLVVHSEQDLRCALEQGQQWYHALKTLGIETRFVRFPEENHELSRSGRPDRRMVRLQEYLNWLSPL from the coding sequence ATGCACAACAACCTGTCCGGCCCTCAAAGCCTGCTCGACTTGCGTTTCGTTTCTGACCCTCAGGTGTGTGGGGCCAGAGTGGTCTTTGTTCATTCCACCCCTTTGCAGAAAAAATATGTGTCCAACCTGTACCTCTGGCAGGAGGGTCAACTGTTGCAACTCACCCACGGTGAGGACCAGAACACCTCTCCACGGTTTTCGCCAGATGGGCAGAAACTGGCGTTCATCAGCAACCGCTCTGGATCGTCTCAGGTCCACCTGCTGGATTTGCAAGGCGGAGAAGCCCGCAAGCTCACGGCTTTGGAGGCTGCCCCTTGGGGTTTGCAGTGGACCCCGGATGGCAAAGCCCTGTCCTTTATGGCAAGCTTGAAAAAGGCAGACCATGAGACGGTTTTTGTGACCTCCTCGGCCAGTTACCAGTTCAATGCAGAGGGGTTGTTGCCCGAGCAACCCGACCAGTTGCACCTGTTCCACCTGCTGACCGGTGAGCAGGAAATCCTCACCAGCACCACCGTGGACATCCACGATTACCAGTGGCTGCCTGACGGCTCTGGTGTGGCCTACATCTCTGCCCCCACCGCTCAGGATCTGGCATCTGCATGCCTGTGTGTGTACCGCCAACCCCTCAAAAGGCAACCCGAGCAGGTGATGACCGCCACTTCTGACTTTTCCCAACTGAGCATTCAGCCGGATGGCTCTGGGTTTGTGGTGCTCCGCAAAGACCAGAGCTGGCACGATGGACACCTGTACCATTACCACTGGGATGGGGCCTGCAAACGTCTTGACGAGGGTTTTGACTATCCTGCAGGGAATTATGTGACTGGCGATGCCCTGTACGGGGTTTACAACACCAGAGCCCAGTGGTTGGATGCCCGAACCCTGCTGGCGATTTACACCCTGGGCGGATCCTCGGGTCTGTTTCAGGTGAAACTCTCTGGCGAGGTGACCCCTGTGCTGCACCACCATGCCAGAGTGATGGCGGGTTTTCATGTGTCGCAGGGCAAAGTGGCGTTCATCGAGGAGTGCGCCACCGAACTTCCCGAGGTGTACCTCTGGGAGGATGGTGTGGTGACCCCGGTTTCCCAGCAAGGCAGCCTGCTGGTGGATTGGCCCATCCTTGAGCCCATTTCTTTGCGGGTGGGCAATGTGGAGGGTTGGCTCCTGAAACCCGAGCAAGCAGGCCCTCTGCCTGTGGTTCTCAGCATCCACGGTGGGCCACACATGGCGTATGGGCACGCTTTCATGCATGAGTTTCAGATGCTGGCCCAGCAGGGTTATGCGGTGCTCTATTGCAACCCGAGGGGCAGTGTAGGGTATGGTCAGAGCCACTCTGGGGCCATTCAAGGCCGCTGGGGCACCATCGACGCCGAAGACATCCTCTCGTTTCTGGAAGGGGCTCTGGCGCAGTTTCAGGAGCTTGATCCTGAGCGCATGGCCGTGGTGGGGGGCAGTTACGGCGGGTACATGGTCAACTGGCTGACGGCCCACACCCACCGCTTCAGGCGGGCCATCACAGACCGTTGCGTGTCCAATCTGGTGTCGTTTGCTGGGACTTCAGACATTGGTTTTTATTTCGGACAGCACGAAATCGGAGCCAATCCCTATACGGGTGATCCTGCAGTGCTCTGGGACCGCAGTCCCATCAAATACGTTTCGCAGGTGAAAACCCCCACACTGGTGGTCCACAGTGAACAGGATTTGAGGTGTGCTCTGGAGCAGGGTCAGCAGTGGTACCATGCCCTGAAAACCCTTGGCATTGAAACGCGCTTCGTGCGCTTCCCAGAGGAGAACCACGAACTGTCCCGCTCGGGCCGTCCGGACCGCCGGATGGTGCGTTTGCAGGAATACCTGAACTGGCTCAGTCCCCTATGA
- a CDS encoding acetyl-CoA hydrolase/transferase family protein, protein MHALSVTLEEAASWIQPYARVFLSGNAATPTPFLEALESHLHSLKGVEFCGLLQMGTALKPVAGSPFHYRSFFLGPHDRMGIGNGVVDYVPIFLSEIPKLIRSGHIPLDWAVVMVSPPDPHGYMSLGTEVIASKAAVENAARTIALINPHMPRVHGDAFIHMSQVFATVDIDHPLPTLEEIPFTEVEQKLGHNIASLIEDGDTLQLGIGNIPNAVLHALKGKKDLGLHTEMVSTAILNALKEGIITGSRKTLHPEKIIGTLMLGSRELYDFAHDNPLLEMHPSDYVNNPMVIAQNRHMVAINTALEVDLTGQVCADSIGTRMYSGFGGQLDFMRGAAMSEGGKPIIAVTSTANVKGVMHSRITPLLKPGSGVVTTRGDVRYVVTEYGIADLYGKTLSERAEALIHVAHPDFRETLHKGAWDRGLFPRSMHLGLQTQR, encoded by the coding sequence ATGCATGCCCTGAGCGTCACCCTTGAAGAGGCAGCATCGTGGATTCAACCGTATGCACGGGTGTTTCTGTCTGGCAATGCTGCCACCCCAACCCCTTTTCTGGAAGCACTGGAATCGCATTTGCACAGCTTGAAAGGGGTGGAGTTTTGCGGTCTGCTGCAAATGGGAACTGCACTGAAACCTGTGGCAGGCTCCCCTTTCCATTACCGCAGTTTTTTCCTCGGGCCACATGACCGGATGGGCATTGGCAACGGGGTGGTGGATTATGTGCCGATCTTCCTCAGTGAGATTCCCAAACTGATCCGCTCGGGGCACATCCCTCTGGATTGGGCCGTGGTGATGGTGAGCCCCCCTGACCCGCACGGCTACATGAGCCTCGGGACTGAAGTGATCGCCAGCAAAGCCGCTGTGGAAAATGCAGCACGCACCATCGCCCTGATCAATCCACACATGCCCAGAGTGCACGGGGATGCGTTCATCCACATGTCTCAGGTGTTTGCGACTGTGGACATTGACCATCCATTGCCCACACTGGAAGAAATTCCTTTCACCGAAGTGGAACAGAAACTCGGGCACAACATTGCCAGCCTGATTGAAGATGGAGACACCCTGCAACTGGGCATCGGCAACATTCCCAACGCGGTTTTGCATGCTTTAAAAGGCAAAAAAGACCTTGGGCTCCACACCGAGATGGTGTCCACGGCCATTCTGAATGCCCTCAAAGAAGGGATCATCACCGGAAGCCGCAAAACCCTGCACCCCGAGAAAATCATCGGCACCCTGATGCTGGGCTCCAGAGAACTGTACGACTTTGCCCACGACAACCCGCTTCTGGAAATGCACCCGAGCGATTACGTCAACAACCCGATGGTGATTGCCCAGAACCGGCACATGGTGGCCATCAACACCGCTCTGGAAGTGGACCTGACCGGTCAGGTGTGCGCGGACTCCATCGGAACCCGCATGTACTCGGGCTTTGGAGGGCAACTGGATTTCATGCGGGGAGCAGCCATGTCCGAGGGGGGCAAACCCATCATTGCGGTGACCTCCACGGCCAATGTGAAAGGGGTCATGCATTCCAGAATCACCCCCTTGCTGAAACCGGGCTCTGGCGTGGTGACCACGCGGGGCGATGTGCGTTATGTGGTCACCGAGTACGGCATTGCAGATCTGTACGGCAAAACCCTCTCTGAGCGTGCGGAAGCCTTGATCCATGTGGCCCATCCCGATTTCCGGGAAACCCTCCACAAAGGGGCATGGGACCGGGGCCTCTTCCCAAGGTCCATGCATCTGGGCCTGCAAACCCAGCGTTAG
- a CDS encoding S8 family peptidase, whose amino-acid sequence MKLTPIVLTSLLLAGAATAQNKNKEVVTKKNPHARTQTVGVVPGQLIVKFKKKGNAKGIFKQLEKAGINLTPIRELGDGSFLVQLDEGSGLSLSVLGLDVKAGGSVIEALDKKTRQALDKLNKFFDIEYAEPNYVFKPAAVPNDQFYSLQWHLPKLNLPKAWDYTKGSNVVVAVLDTGQTKHPDLMGNYVAGYDMLSDPKMGGDGNGRDSDPTDVGDGGTCDDGFTYENSWHGTHVDGIIAASTNNTEGVSGVGWSSKIQNVRVLGKCGGSMADIADGIRWAAGMSVPGMPANTTPAKVINMSLGGYTGTACPVTYQSAINDVVARGVTVVVAAGNDGKDASGSSPANCNNVIAVTAVNIDNTKTYYGNFGSKVTLAAAGGDTTRDDNNDGYGDGILSALWSPDGSEWYYAFMEGTSMATPQVSGVVALMYSLKPKITPAQVKDILRKSATALPACTQGCGAGLLNAGKALELTRALP is encoded by the coding sequence ATGAAACTGACACCGATTGTGCTCACTTCTCTGCTGCTCGCAGGAGCAGCCACCGCCCAGAACAAGAACAAAGAGGTTGTGACCAAAAAGAACCCCCATGCCCGCACCCAGACGGTGGGTGTGGTGCCTGGCCAGTTGATCGTCAAATTCAAGAAAAAAGGCAACGCCAAAGGCATCTTCAAGCAACTGGAAAAAGCAGGCATCAACCTGACCCCCATCCGCGAGTTGGGAGATGGTTCCTTTCTGGTGCAACTCGATGAAGGCTCTGGATTGTCCCTCTCTGTGCTGGGTCTCGATGTCAAAGCTGGGGGCAGCGTGATTGAGGCTCTGGACAAGAAAACCCGACAGGCCCTTGACAAGCTGAACAAGTTCTTCGACATCGAGTATGCCGAACCCAATTACGTGTTCAAGCCTGCTGCTGTGCCCAACGACCAATTTTACAGCCTCCAGTGGCACCTTCCCAAGTTGAACCTGCCCAAAGCCTGGGATTACACCAAAGGCAGCAATGTGGTGGTGGCCGTGCTGGACACCGGTCAAACCAAACACCCTGATCTGATGGGCAATTATGTGGCTGGCTACGACATGCTCTCTGACCCCAAAATGGGTGGAGATGGAAACGGACGGGACAGCGATCCCACCGATGTGGGCGATGGTGGCACCTGTGATGATGGTTTCACCTATGAGAACTCATGGCACGGAACCCACGTGGACGGCATCATTGCAGCATCCACCAACAACACCGAAGGGGTTTCTGGTGTGGGCTGGAGCAGCAAAATTCAGAACGTGCGTGTGCTCGGGAAATGCGGGGGCTCCATGGCCGACATTGCCGACGGCATCCGCTGGGCTGCAGGCATGAGCGTGCCTGGCATGCCCGCCAACACCACCCCTGCCAAAGTCATCAACATGAGTCTGGGAGGCTACACCGGAACCGCCTGCCCGGTCACCTACCAGAGTGCGATCAATGATGTGGTGGCCAGAGGGGTCACGGTGGTGGTTGCAGCAGGGAACGATGGCAAAGACGCCTCGGGTTCTTCCCCTGCCAACTGCAACAACGTGATCGCAGTGACAGCCGTGAACATTGACAACACCAAAACCTACTACGGCAACTTCGGCAGCAAAGTGACCCTTGCAGCAGCAGGTGGAGACACCACCCGAGACGACAACAACGACGGCTATGGGGACGGGATTCTGTCTGCCCTGTGGAGCCCAGATGGCAGCGAGTGGTACTACGCCTTCATGGAAGGCACCAGCATGGCCACCCCTCAAGTCTCTGGTGTGGTGGCCCTGATGTACAGCCTGAAACCCAAAATCACCCCAGCACAGGTGAAAGACATCCTGCGCAAATCTGCCACGGCCCTCCCTGCTTGCACCCAAGGGTGCGGAGCTGGACTGCTCAATGCTGGAAAAGCGTTGGAATTGACCCGCGCCCTTCCCTGA
- a CDS encoding ABC transporter ATP-binding protein, which translates to MTDSLYALELQNLKKSFGHFVAVNQLSLNIQKGQMFGLLGPNGAGKTTTLRMIAGLLIPDAGEVRILGQSVVSQPQQAKRPLAYLPDEPLLYGKLRPMEHLEFVAGLWGLSASDAYQEAQELLKWLDLWDHRHAFVESYSRGMKQKLALAAALIHKPQLMILDEPLTGLDAAAARQVKDLLSQFVKEGNTVVLTTHILEVAERMADRIAIINKGQIIAEGTLQELRTQSGDTEGTLEDVFLDLVGAQ; encoded by the coding sequence ATGACAGATTCCCTTTATGCGCTGGAATTGCAGAATCTCAAGAAATCCTTTGGTCATTTTGTTGCGGTCAATCAACTTTCCTTGAACATCCAGAAAGGCCAGATGTTTGGTCTCTTGGGTCCCAACGGGGCTGGAAAAACCACCACCCTGCGCATGATTGCAGGTCTTTTGATCCCGGATGCTGGCGAGGTTCGCATTCTGGGCCAGAGTGTGGTCTCCCAACCCCAGCAGGCCAAGCGTCCTCTGGCTTACCTGCCAGATGAGCCTTTGCTGTACGGCAAACTCCGACCGATGGAGCATCTGGAATTTGTGGCAGGTCTGTGGGGCCTGTCTGCCTCTGATGCCTATCAGGAGGCCCAGGAACTCCTCAAGTGGCTGGATTTGTGGGACCACCGCCACGCCTTTGTGGAAAGTTACTCCAGAGGAATGAAGCAAAAGCTGGCTCTGGCTGCTGCCCTGATTCACAAGCCTCAACTGATGATTCTGGATGAACCCCTCACCGGACTGGATGCCGCTGCAGCCCGTCAGGTGAAAGACCTGCTCTCCCAGTTCGTGAAAGAGGGCAACACTGTGGTGCTGACCACCCACATTCTGGAGGTCGCAGAACGCATGGCAGACCGCATCGCCATCATCAACAAGGGCCAGATCATTGCCGAAGGCACTTTGCAAGAACTCCGCACCCAGAGCGGCGACACCGAAGGCACCCTTGAAGATGTGTTTCTGGATCTGGTGGGTGCCCAGTGA
- a CDS encoding ABC transporter permease, with amino-acid sequence MKPGSVLWLLKFEWTLYFRNLLSGSQKWAIGVLVLIVLIGAGTLWNFLREYNDVLTSMPATLSPTLALPLTLVGGVLFVVMFMTGLQASVQVMFERKDLDLLVSSPVSTRSIFAVRVLGVVMAVSLWWVTFGFLVALIGLMLGSWHLLGLPLGFLTLGMVVSTVSVGISFALVRAFGVQKTRTIVQVTTFVFGGLMFMVSQLQNFMRAGSTPAWMQNLSQWVVQTYQSLLALPETSLLWYWARSLWLEPLPTLMVLAGSLAVLTLMVTITHGAYLKGASEASGFNRPRLKNLKQAPFRSGGLLLLWSKEWKLVLRDPALLAQLVLQVVYLVPLMFMMFGMNSGARQANAFAALLNPAFWVAGVVLAASSLASWVARVFIAAEDQPDLLAMSPHPVGHLRRQKMWVVLAPMLVVFVPLVLFLARGKPMLMVLGAGALVICLTLIALMQMWWAKPIRRADLMNKSGKGQGDPLQGFMEAITYMGWAGAIAAYGQGSTKWTLIALGVGIFFPLVLALLNRGKASALGY; translated from the coding sequence GTGAAGCCGGGCAGTGTGCTGTGGCTCCTCAAGTTTGAATGGACGTTGTACTTTCGAAACCTGCTGTCAGGCAGCCAGAAATGGGCCATTGGGGTTTTGGTCCTGATCGTGTTGATCGGTGCAGGAACCCTCTGGAACTTTTTGCGTGAATACAACGATGTGCTGACTTCCATGCCTGCCACCCTCTCGCCCACACTGGCTTTGCCTCTGACTCTGGTGGGTGGGGTTTTGTTTGTGGTGATGTTCATGACCGGCTTGCAGGCCAGTGTGCAGGTGATGTTTGAACGCAAAGATCTGGACCTGCTGGTGTCTTCTCCGGTCAGCACCCGCAGCATTTTTGCGGTCCGGGTGCTGGGTGTGGTGATGGCCGTCAGCCTGTGGTGGGTGACCTTTGGATTTCTGGTGGCCCTGATCGGCCTGATGCTGGGTTCTTGGCACCTGCTGGGTTTGCCTCTGGGGTTCCTGACCCTTGGAATGGTGGTTTCCACCGTCAGTGTGGGCATCAGTTTTGCTCTGGTCCGTGCTTTTGGGGTGCAAAAAACCCGCACCATCGTGCAGGTGACCACTTTTGTTTTTGGTGGCTTGATGTTCATGGTGTCACAGCTTCAGAACTTCATGCGTGCAGGATCAACCCCAGCTTGGATGCAAAACCTGAGCCAATGGGTGGTTCAAACCTACCAGAGCCTGCTTGCATTGCCTGAAACCTCGCTGCTCTGGTATTGGGCCCGCAGCCTGTGGCTGGAACCCCTGCCCACTTTGATGGTGCTTGCAGGAAGTTTGGCAGTGCTGACCCTGATGGTGACCATCACCCACGGGGCTTACCTGAAAGGGGCCAGCGAAGCCAGTGGATTCAACCGACCCAGACTCAAAAACCTGAAGCAAGCGCCTTTCCGGTCAGGAGGATTGCTGTTGCTGTGGTCCAAGGAATGGAAACTGGTTTTGCGGGATCCTGCTTTGCTGGCCCAGTTGGTCTTGCAGGTGGTGTATCTGGTTCCTTTGATGTTCATGATGTTCGGCATGAACTCTGGCGCAAGACAGGCCAATGCCTTCGCAGCCTTGCTGAACCCTGCATTCTGGGTGGCTGGGGTGGTGCTGGCAGCCAGTTCTCTCGCTTCATGGGTGGCACGGGTGTTCATTGCAGCGGAAGACCAACCCGATTTGCTGGCAATGTCTCCCCATCCTGTGGGCCATTTGCGCCGTCAAAAAATGTGGGTGGTGCTGGCCCCCATGCTGGTGGTTTTTGTGCCACTGGTGCTGTTTCTGGCTCGTGGCAAACCCATGCTGATGGTGCTGGGTGCAGGTGCGTTGGTCATTTGCCTCACCCTGATTGCACTGATGCAAATGTGGTGGGCCAAACCCATCCGCCGTGCAGACCTGATGAACAAAAGTGGCAAAGGACAGGGCGACCCCTTGCAGGGTTTCATGGAGGCCATCACCTACATGGGTTGGGCCGGAGCCATCGCAGCTTACGGGCAGGGCAGCACCAAATGGACCCTGATCGCTCTGGGCGTGGGGATTTTCTTTCCTCTCGTGCTGGCCCTGTTGAATCGGGGGAAAGCAAGCGCTCTGGGATATTGA
- the polA gene encoding DNA polymerase I codes for MSVTNSSGAAIKKIVIVDGHALAFRSYFAINALTNSKGEPLNAVFGFLKTITRLLKDEGHCILVTFDIGRTFRHDQYEGYKAGRAEMPQDLPGQIQRIKQGLDLMGIPRFELEGYEADDIIGTLAKKAEAEGYLVHILTSDRDSYQLINQNVQVIRSDWSLMTETGVQEKYGVTVQQWVDFRALIGDPSDNIPGAKGIGEKTAAKLLQEHHTLDAILEAAKNGTLKPPKTAEKILASHDDVLFSRELSCMVTNLDVQIDFSEAHKRSMQEDDLRDFLNELEFRSMLKELGVASQAAAKVATEWQDAPQGAVWAFGVSKLHDLNAELKAVSYATEEAAYMALPPSFSVLEGQQDVKAANAKELTTLATLNGVTVDPGDDPLLMAYVLDPNFTSPQDVAQRYLHLEWPDDVAQQASVTRKMLEALPPLFNAEQKALYEDLEKPLMCVLAKMELKGVKLDTAFLKGLSESVGQQLRNLEQAIYGFAGREFNVNSRDQLETILYDELQLASGKKTKLTGKRSTAASVLEELREEHPIVGRLLEYREMAKLKGTYLDPLPSLVHPKTGRLHTTFAQTVAATGRLSSLNPNLQNIPVRSDLGREIRKGFIAEPGNVVMTADYSQIELRILAHISGDPSMIDAYLHDADIHRRTAAQIYNIHEEFVSPMQRRAAKTINFGVLYGMSAHRLTNELGISYAEANTFIQRYFSIYPKIREYIESTLEFCREHGYVQTLLGRRRYIPEIHTKNKVAREAAERVAYNMPIQGTAADIIKKAMLMLDSALEGTGASLTLQVHDELVLEVPEDKVDEVSQILKSCMEGAFDLKVPLTVEVGVGKSWYEAK; via the coding sequence ATGTCTGTAACGAATTCTTCAGGTGCAGCAATCAAGAAAATTGTGATTGTGGACGGTCACGCTCTGGCGTTCCGTTCTTACTTTGCCATCAATGCACTCACCAACTCGAAAGGCGAACCGCTGAATGCGGTGTTCGGTTTTCTGAAGACCATCACCCGACTCCTGAAGGACGAGGGGCATTGCATTCTGGTGACCTTTGACATCGGGCGCACCTTCAGGCACGACCAGTACGAGGGGTACAAGGCCGGACGGGCCGAAATGCCTCAGGATTTGCCCGGACAGATCCAGAGGATCAAACAGGGCCTGGACCTGATGGGCATTCCCCGTTTTGAGCTGGAAGGCTACGAAGCAGACGACATCATCGGCACACTGGCCAAAAAAGCCGAGGCCGAAGGTTATCTGGTGCACATCCTGACCAGCGACCGCGATTCTTACCAACTGATCAACCAGAACGTGCAGGTGATCCGCAGCGACTGGTCCCTGATGACCGAAACCGGAGTGCAAGAGAAATACGGGGTCACGGTGCAGCAATGGGTGGATTTCCGCGCCCTGATCGGGGATCCCAGCGACAACATCCCCGGAGCCAAAGGCATCGGAGAGAAAACCGCAGCCAAACTGCTGCAAGAGCACCACACGCTGGACGCCATTCTGGAGGCCGCCAAGAACGGAACCCTCAAACCACCCAAAACCGCAGAGAAGATTCTGGCCAGCCACGACGATGTGCTGTTCTCCAGAGAACTGTCCTGCATGGTCACCAATCTGGATGTCCAGATCGACTTTTCTGAGGCCCACAAACGGTCCATGCAGGAAGATGACCTGCGCGATTTCCTGAACGAACTGGAATTCCGTTCCATGCTGAAAGAACTCGGGGTGGCCAGTCAAGCCGCTGCCAAGGTGGCCACCGAGTGGCAGGATGCCCCTCAGGGAGCAGTGTGGGCTTTTGGGGTCAGCAAGCTGCACGACCTGAACGCCGAACTGAAAGCCGTTTCCTACGCCACCGAAGAAGCCGCTTACATGGCCCTGCCCCCCAGCTTCAGTGTGCTGGAAGGGCAGCAGGATGTGAAGGCCGCCAATGCCAAGGAACTCACCACTCTGGCCACTTTGAACGGGGTGACTGTGGACCCCGGCGACGATCCCCTCCTGATGGCTTATGTGCTGGATCCCAATTTCACCAGTCCTCAGGATGTGGCCCAGCGGTACCTGCATCTGGAGTGGCCTGATGATGTGGCCCAGCAGGCCAGCGTCACCCGCAAGATGCTGGAAGCTTTGCCCCCACTGTTCAATGCAGAACAAAAAGCCCTGTACGAGGACCTTGAAAAGCCATTGATGTGCGTGCTGGCCAAAATGGAACTGAAGGGCGTCAAGCTGGATACGGCGTTTTTGAAGGGCCTCTCGGAGAGCGTGGGGCAGCAGCTTCGCAATCTGGAACAGGCCATTTATGGCTTTGCTGGCCGAGAATTCAATGTGAATTCCAGAGACCAGCTGGAAACCATCCTTTATGATGAGCTGCAACTGGCCTCTGGCAAGAAAACCAAATTGACCGGCAAGCGCTCTACAGCAGCCAGCGTGCTGGAAGAACTGCGTGAAGAGCACCCGATTGTGGGCCGTTTGCTGGAATACCGCGAGATGGCCAAACTGAAAGGGACGTACCTCGATCCCCTCCCCTCTCTGGTGCATCCCAAAACCGGACGCCTGCACACCACCTTTGCCCAGACGGTGGCCGCCACTGGTCGCCTGAGCAGCCTGAACCCCAACCTGCAAAACATTCCGGTGCGTTCAGACCTCGGGCGGGAAATCCGCAAAGGCTTCATTGCCGAGCCCGGCAACGTGGTGATGACCGCCGATTACAGCCAGATCGAACTGCGGATTCTGGCCCACATCTCGGGCGATCCCAGCATGATTGATGCCTACCTGCACGATGCCGACATCCACCGCAGGACCGCAGCCCAGATTTACAACATCCACGAGGAGTTTGTCTCTCCGATGCAGCGTCGGGCTGCCAAAACCATCAACTTCGGGGTGCTGTACGGCATGAGTGCCCACCGCCTGACCAACGAACTGGGCATCAGTTACGCCGAGGCCAACACCTTCATCCAGAGGTACTTCAGCATTTACCCCAAGATCCGCGAGTACATCGAGAGCACCCTCGAATTCTGCCGGGAACACGGGTACGTCCAGACCCTGCTAGGCCGCAGAAGGTACATCCCCGAGATCCACACCAAAAACAAAGTGGCCCGCGAAGCCGCAGAACGGGTGGCCTACAACATGCCCATTCAGGGCACTGCTGCAGACATCATCAAGAAAGCCATGCTGATGCTGGACAGTGCTCTGGAGGGCACCGGAGCCAGCCTGACCTTGCAGGTTCACGACGAACTGGTGCTGGAAGTCCCCGAGGACAAAGTGGATGAAGTCAGCCAGATTCTCAAATCCTGCATGGAAGGGGCTTTTGATTTGAAGGTCCCCCTGACGGTGGAAGTCGGGGTTGGGAAAAGCTGGTACGAGGCGAAGTAA
- a CDS encoding FKBP-type peptidyl-prolyl cis-trans isomerase gives MSGLIVEKLHEGNGPQLQKGQMVSVHYTGTLENGQKFDSSLDRGQPLEFPVGVGYVIAGWDQGLLQLKVGDKARLTIPGDLAYGRHGIPGVIPPNATLIFDVEVMGAK, from the coding sequence ATGTCAGGACTGATTGTTGAAAAACTGCACGAAGGAAATGGCCCCCAGCTTCAGAAAGGCCAGATGGTCAGCGTTCACTACACCGGAACCCTTGAGAACGGTCAGAAGTTTGATTCTTCTCTGGACCGGGGTCAGCCTCTGGAGTTTCCAGTGGGTGTGGGTTACGTGATTGCTGGTTGGGATCAGGGCCTCCTGCAACTGAAAGTCGGCGACAAAGCCCGCCTGACCATCCCCGGCGATCTGGCTTATGGCCGCCACGGGATTCCCGGCGTGATTCCTCCCAATGCCACCCTGATCTTTGATGTCGAAGTGATGGGCGCCAAATAA